In Nicotiana tabacum cultivar K326 chromosome 2, ASM71507v2, whole genome shotgun sequence, the following proteins share a genomic window:
- the LOC142166298 gene encoding uncharacterized protein LOC142166298, protein MGDIVDNTTANAAKCVDAGIENILANEEFRVDLPHNHTLYLGPADMSGAQLISFQLRGTDNYTIWNRSMRIALRGRNKLGLVEGTWKKEKNRKNLWEQWERCIAIVLSWLMNVVTPQLVGGVVFGASAQAIWEDLREKFDKVDGSRSFNRHKEIATLYQSTSSVSVYYTKMKDLWDEFEALVPAPLTVRIPEIMLPL, encoded by the coding sequence ATGGGAGATATTGTTGACAACACCACGGCTAATGCCGCCAAATGTGTAGATGCAGGAATTGAAAATATTCTAGCTAATGAggaattcagagttgatttgccTCATAATCATACATTATACCTTGGACCTGCAGATATGAGTGGAGCACAATTGATCTCATTTCAATTAAGAGGTACTGACAATTACACTATATGGAATCGATCTATGAGGATAGCTCTGCGAGGAAGAAATAAGCTAGGGCTGGTAGAAGGAAcatggaaaaaggaaaaaaatcgtAAAAATCTATGGGAACAATGGGAGAGGTGCATTGCAATTGTACTCTCATGGTTGATGAATGTTGTAACTCCACAGCTCGTTGGAGGAGTGGTATTTGGAGCTAGTGCACAGGCTATTTGGGAGGATTTGCGAGAGAAATTTGACAAAGTAGATGGATCTAGGTCATTCAATCGACACAAGGAAATTGCAACCCTATATCAAAGTACATCCTCTGTTTCTGTTTATTACACTAAGATGAAGGACCTCTGGGATGAGTTTGAAGCATTAGTCCCTGCTCCATTGACTGTGAGAATTCCAGAGATTATGTTGCCTTTATGA
- the LOC107784383 gene encoding uncharacterized protein LOC107784383 isoform X2 translates to MSCATVVLPSTYVSPFAAQSHIPSFYEPSSTQIPETHEPKVRLVDRDKYATVIDEVFDETSPSNVTAMHSQFSNDEAQLVPHVGRDSFMPKVIGQIDTLSIDSKISFDAMKINFDSGDGESEEDRRGCTKVEENLSNGADQVVDKNPQQNTNEQLIRFAPMIMDLFATLVPGFLIKLGGSLVSWKSKKQTTISRSSAEAEYKSLAATIAELVWLVRLIKEIGVEV, encoded by the exons ATGAGTTGTGCTACAGTGGTTCTACCGTCGACTTATGTGTCTCCTTTTGCTGCTCAGAGTCATATTCCCAGCTTTTATGAGCCTTCATCTACTCAAATCCCGGAAACTCATGAACCCAAGGTTCGTCTAGTTGATAGAGACAAGTATGCGACTGTCATAGACGAGGTGTTTGATGAAACCTCCCCAAGTAATGTGACTGCAATGCATTCTCAATTTTCAAATGATGAAGCTCAATTAGTTCCTCATGTTGGACGAGATTCTTTCATGCCTAAAGTGATTGGACAAATTGATACTTTGTCTATAGATTCTAAAATATCTTTCGATGCAATGAAGATAAACTTTGATTCAGGCGATGGAGAATCAGAGGAGGATCGGCGAGGCTGCACTAAGGTGGAGGAAAATTTAAGCAACGGTGCAGATCAGGTGGTTGATAAAAATCCTCAACAAAATACCAACGAACAACTCATTCGATTTGCACCTATGATTATGGATCTTTTTGCTACCTTGGTCCCAG GTTTCTTGATCAAACTAGGTGGTTCGCTAGTGTCCTGGAAATCTAAGAAGCAGACAACAATATCTAGAAGTTCTGCTGAAGCAGAATACAAGAGCTTGGCAGCCACAATTGCTGAATTGGTTTGGCTAGTGAGGCTGATAAAGGAGATAGGAGTTGAGGTTTAG
- the LOC107784383 gene encoding uncharacterized protein LOC107784383 isoform X1 yields the protein MSCATVVLPSTYVSPFAAQSHIPSFYEPSSTQIPETHEPKVRLVDRDKYATVIDEVFDETSPSNVTAMHSQFSNDEAQLVPHVGRDSFMPKVIGQIDTLSIDSKISFDAMKINFDSGDGESEEDRRGCTKVEENLSNGADQVVDKNPQQNTNEQLIRFAPMIMDLFATLVPGTYAEEEWTSKGIADTITILISYMRMSISVCITLGDNPCLSSSYNSLRLNDLTD from the exons ATGAGTTGTGCTACAGTGGTTCTACCGTCGACTTATGTGTCTCCTTTTGCTGCTCAGAGTCATATTCCCAGCTTTTATGAGCCTTCATCTACTCAAATCCCGGAAACTCATGAACCCAAGGTTCGTCTAGTTGATAGAGACAAGTATGCGACTGTCATAGACGAGGTGTTTGATGAAACCTCCCCAAGTAATGTGACTGCAATGCATTCTCAATTTTCAAATGATGAAGCTCAATTAGTTCCTCATGTTGGACGAGATTCTTTCATGCCTAAAGTGATTGGACAAATTGATACTTTGTCTATAGATTCTAAAATATCTTTCGATGCAATGAAGATAAACTTTGATTCAGGCGATGGAGAATCAGAGGAGGATCGGCGAGGCTGCACTAAGGTGGAGGAAAATTTAAGCAACGGTGCAGATCAGGTGGTTGATAAAAATCCTCAACAAAATACCAACGAACAACTCATTCGATTTGCACCTATGATTATGGATCTTTTTGCTACCTTGGTCCCAG GAACTTATGCCGAAGAAGAATGGACATCAAAGGGCATTGCAGATACTATAACCATTTTGATAAGCTATATGAGGATGTCTATTTCTGTATGCATTACATTGGGTGATAATCCATGCTTATCCTCTTCTTATAATTCATTACGGTTAAATGATTTGACTGATTGA